The sequence below is a genomic window from Dyadobacter chenwenxiniae.
ATCATGATTTTGACTTTAAATTAAAACATGCGATAAATTTCCTAAAAGAAGGTTCGAAAGTAAAAGCTTACGTTCATTTCGTTGGACGTACCATCGTTTTCAAAGAAAGAGGGGTTAACTTATTAAACAAGTTTTCAGAAGCCCTTACAGACTATGGTAAGCTTGAAATGGAGCCTAAACTAGAAGGAAAGAGAATGACAATCATTCTTGCGCCTGCACCTGCTAAAAAATAACCTGGCCGTTCCGAATTCGGTTCTTCCATCACATATATTAGTTAAATGTATCGTGTCTTTGACTTTGTCAGGGACACGATTTTCATTTTAGAAACATTTTGGCTAATTTTGCGCGCTGTTTTATATTTTATCAATAAATTTTTTTGAATCATGCCTAAAATGAAAAGCAATTCTGGTGCTAAAAAGCGTTTCGCGCTGACCGGCACTGGCAAAATCAAACGCAAACACGCGTTTCACAGCCACATCCTGACCAAAAAATCAAACAAGCGCAAGCGCGGATTGGTTAAAACAGGTCTGATCGATGTGTCTAATGTTAAGCAGGTGATGGCTATGCTCGCGAAATAATTCGCAGCCATTAATTAGAATATCCATTCTGGTTTTTTGTTCAACCCGATAGAAGGCAATTCAAGACTCATCAGAGCGCCGACCATCAAAAACAGTTAATTTTATGCCACGTTCAGTAAATCACGTTGCGTCACGTGCAAGACGTAAAAAAGTATTAAAACTTGCGAAAGGCTATTTCGGCCGTCGTAAAAATGTATGGACAGTAGCTAAAAACGCAGTAGAGCGCGGTTTGGCATACGCATACAAAGGTCGTAAGCAAAAGAAACGTAATTTCCGTGCATTGTGGATCCAGCGTATCAACGCAGGGGCCCGTCTTCACGGTTTATCATATTCTGCTTTCATCGGCAAGCTTAGTGCCAGCGGCATCGAGCTAAACCGGAAAGTTCTCGCTGACTTGGCGATGAATCATCCGGAAGCATTCAAAGCGATCGTTGATCAGGTAAAATAAAACAGCATCCCGCCTCTCCGGCGGGATTTTTTTTGTCCTCCCCAAACTTCTTCACAATTTTTTAACTCCTGAAATAATAAAAGGTTGGTACTTTAGTGTTTTTGTCGCGTATTACAGACAAGTTCAAACCTAAAACCCCTACCCCATGGAATCCAGAAGGGAGTTTATAAAAAAGGCCACCATGCTCACCGGTGCAGCCGGTATGTTGAGTGCACTGCCGCCTTCCATTCAAAGGGCGCTGGCTATTGATCCAAAAAAAGGAAGCACTTATCTGGATGCAGAACACGTGGTGATCCTGATGCAGGAAAACCGTTCGTTTGACCATTGCTATGGCTCGCTTCGTGGTGTGCGGGGCTTTAATGATCCCCGGGCTATTACATTGCCCAATAAAAATCTCGTCTGGCTTCAAACCAATGCATTTGGTGAAACGTTCGCCCCATTCCGTTTGAACATGCGGGAATCCAATGCGACCTGGATGGGTTCTTTGCCGCATTCCTGGCCTAATCAGGTGGATGCGCGTAACGGCGGAAAATATGATAAATGGCTCATTGCCAAGCAGCCAGGCCATAAGGATTATGCTAAAATGCCTTTAACGCAAGGTTTCTATAATCGCGAGGACATTCCTTTTTATTATGCGCTGGCGGATGCTTTCACAGTGTGTGACCAGAATTTCTGTTCGTCTTTAACCGGCACAACGCCTAACAGACTTTATCTCTGGTCCGGAACGGTTCGCGAAAAACCAAGCCCTGAACATTATGCTAACATTCGAAATGAGAATGTTTCTGACGATGCAGAAGCATCATGGACAACATTCCCTGAGCGCTTGGAAGACAATGGCGTTTCGTGGCGAATTTATCAAAATGAACTCAGCATTAACACCGGTCTGACGGGTGAGGAAGATTCCTGGCTGGCTAACTTTACAGACAACCCTATTGAATGGTTCAGCCAATATCAAATCCGATATCACACCGGTTATCAGAAATATCAAAAAGCGAGATTAAGCGCATTGCCAGCGGAAATCCAAGAAACAGAAGCGAAACTAGCGAAAGCGGCAAAAGGAACGAAAGAAGCGACAGATCTTGAAAAGTCGTTGAATTTAAAGCAAAAAGAGTTGGTGTTTGCCAAAGAAGAACTGGAAAAATGGACGCCGGAAAACTACGAAAAGCTTTCCCAACGCACGAAGAACATTCATCAAAAAGCATTCACGACGAATAAGAATGACCCTGATTACCGCAAAGTAACGACTGTAAAATACCAGGACGGCGACATAGAGCACGAAGCCAAAGCGCCGCAGGGCGATGTGTTGCACCAGTTTCGGAGCGATGTTAAAAGCGGGACTTTACCAACCGTCTCCTGGCTCGTGGCACCGGAAAATTTTTCGGATCACCCTACATCACCCTGGTATGGCGCGTGGTATGTTTCGGAAGTCATGGACATTCTTACGGCTGATCCGGAAGTCTGGAAGAAAACCATTTTCATCCTTTGCTATGATGAGAATGATGGCTATTTCGATCACGTCCCACCTTTTGTAGTGCCTGATCCCTATAAAGAAGACACAGGCGCAGTTTCAGAAGGCATTGATTGCAAAACGGAGTTCGTGACGATGGCGCAGGACATGACCAAAAAGGAAGAGAAGGAATGCCGGGAAAGTCCCATCGGGCTTGGTTTCCGCGTTCCGCTGGTCGTTGCGTCGCCATGGAATCGAGGCGGGAATGTGTGTTCGGAGGTTTTTGATCACACTTCCATCTTGCAGTTTTTGGAAAAATTCGTGAGTCACAAGGCGGGCAAGAAGATAGAAGAAACCAACATCAGCGCTTGGAGAAGGACTATTTGCGGTGATTTGACTTCAACTTTTACGCCTTACGAAGGCGAAAAAATCCCATTGCCGACTTTCCTCGCGCGAGACGAATTCATGGAGGGCATTTTCAATGCTAAGTTTAAAAAGCTGCCTAATGCATATAAAGCATTGTCAAAGGTTGAAATAGAGCAGATCAACAAGAACCCGCTCGCCGCACCGCTCATGCCTAAGCAGGAAAAAGGAACACGTCCCTCCTGCCCGATCCCTTACGAACTGGCAGCAGAGGGCAGCTTTAATACTGCCAAAAATGCATTTGAGATAAAGCTCGAAGCCAAAAATGGCATATTCCGCGACAAGGCAGCCGGGGCTCCATTCATGGTTTATGCGCCTGGAAAATACAAAAATGAAGAGGTTAAAGTCTGGAACTATGCTGTGAAAGCAGGCGACACGCTCACGGGATCGTGGAAACCGGAGGATTTTGAAGGCGGAAAATATCATCTGCGGGTTTATGGGCCTAACGGCTTTTTCAGGGAATTCCAGGGTAATAAGGCCACAGGCAATGTGAAAGTTGGTTTGCATTATCAGTTTGACAAAAACAACAAACCAACTGGCAACATTGAGCTTAAAATCGAGGTGAACAAAATGGCTTCGAAAAGCACTTTCGTCGTCCAGGACAATGCCTATGGCGCTAGTAATCAGCTTGTAACATTAAACGGCGAGCATGCTTCCGCAAGTCTGGAACAAACATTGGTTCTTAACCTGGATAAAAGCTTCCAATGGTATGACTTCTCCGTCACCTCAGAGGCGCATCCTGACTTCCTGGTCCGCGTCGCAGGACACGTGGAAACTGGCCGCATAAGTAAGAGCGATCCGCTCATGGCCGACCTGGCTTAATCCCTTCATTTCTTAAAAGTGTCAGACCGGAATCCGGCCTGACACTTTGTCACTTCCCTTTCATTCGATTCTTTCTGGTACGAGGTTTTTAGTTAACCCTCAGAACGCTGTATGGCCAGGTGCTCTCAGCGGATTAGTCAGAATCAAATTATACTTAACTTTAATATAGAACAATGGGAAAAATTATTGGCATAGACTTAGGAACAACGAACTCCTGCGTGGCTGTCATGGAGGGTAACGAGCCGGTTGTAATTGCAAACAGCGAAGGTGCTCGTACAACCCCTTCAGTGGTTGCATTCATGGATAATGGTGAACGCAAAATCGGTGCACCAGCGAAACGCCAGGCGATCACGAATCCCAAGCATACTATCAGTTCCATAAAGAGATTTATGGGCAAAAAATACGATGATGTAACAAGTGAGCAAAAAACTGTTGCGTACACCGTTGATAAAGGTCCAAACAACACGCCTCGTATCCCCATCGGTGACAGGCTATATACTCCACAGGAAGTTTCTGCATTCATTTTGCAGAAAATGAGACAAACTGCCGAGGATTATCTTGGTCAGGAAGTGACAGAAGCGGTTATTACTGTTCCTGCTTATTTCAATGATGCTGAACGTCAGGCTACCAAAGAAGCTGGTCAGATTGCAGGTCTTGATGTGAAACGTATCATCAACGAACCTACTGCCGCTGCACTTGCCTACGGTCTCGACAAGCAACACCTGGACATGAAAATCGCGGTTTTCGACTTGGGTGGTGGTACATTTGACGTTTCGATCCTTGAACTGGGTGACGGCGTTTTTGAAGTAAAATCTACCGACGGTGATACACACCTTGGTGGTGACGACTTTGACCAGGTGATCATTAACTGGCTTGCCGACGAATTCCAAAAAGACGAAGCAGTTGATCTACGAAGAGACGCAATGGCGCTTCAACGTTTGAAAGAAGCTGCTGAAAAAGCGAAAGTGGAGTTGTCAAGCTCAACACAAACTGAGATCAACCTGCCATATATATTTCCGGTTGACGGCATTCCAAAACACCTTGTACGCACATTAACGCGTGCAAAGTTCGAGCAGCTTGCTGATTCATTGTTCCTGAGAATGATGGAGCCTTGCAAGAAAGCCATGAAAAATGCGGGTTATACCAATAATGATATCAACGAAGTGATTTTGGTTGGTGGATCTACGCGTATCCCACGTGTGCAGGAAGAAGTTGAGAAATTCTTTGGCAGAAAACCTTCGAAAGGTGTTAACCCGGATGAGGCTGTTGCAATTGGTGCAGCAATCCAGGGTGGTGTTTTAACAGGTGAAGTGAAGGATGTACTTCTTTTGGACGTTATTCCATTGTCATTGGGTATCGAAACATTAGGCGGTGTGTTCACCAAGCTGATCGATGCCAACACGACAATCCCGTCTAAAAAGACAGAAACATTCTCTACTGCTGCTGATAACCAGCCATCTGTTGAGATCCACGTGTTGCAAGGCGAACGCCCGATGGCTACGCAGAACCGTACATTAGGACGTTTCCACTTGTCTGACATTCCACCGGCACAACGCGGAACGCCACAAATCGAAGTGACATTTGACGTGGATGCAAATGGTATCCTGCATGTTTCTGCGAAAGATAAAGGCACAAACAAAGAGCAGAAAATCCGCATTGAAGCTTCAAGCGGTTTGACAGACGCAGAGATCAGCCGTATGCGTGAAGAAGCAAAAGCAAACGAAGCGGCTGATAAAGCAGAACGTGAAAAAATCGAGAAAATCAATGCTGCTGACAGCCTGATCTTCTCTACTGATAAACAATTAAAAGAATTCGGCGACAAGCTTTCTGCTGGAAATAAATCAGCCATTGAAGGAGCATTGGCAGAATTGAGAACCGCGCATCAGAGCCAGGACCTTGCTGGAATTGATACAGCAATGGAAAAACTGAATGCCGCATGGCAAGCCGCTTCTCAGGAAATGTACGCACAAGGCGGTGCAGAAGGCCAGCCAGCAGGCGCACAGCAAGGCGGACCAACCGGAAATCCCGGTGCAGCAGACAACGGCAGCGCCACTGATGATGTGACGGATGTAAATTTTGAAGAAGTCAAATAATCAGACAATTTTGAAAATCCCCGTCTTTAACCAGATGGGGATTTTTTTTACACGAATTTTTTAAAAAAGTGGGTATTTGATTCCTGTAAAAAGTTTAAAAAAGTCCGGTCGTTTCTGGCATTAATTTTTACCGATTTGGGTTACATATTCATCAGACAACTAACCACTGCTACTAAAATTCAAAAATCAGTATGGACAATAGAATCGCGTTACCAGAGTTGATGTATTTATCTCCTACGACCCGTGAAAAGGCAGTTACCATTGCGCAGGAGCTTTTAAGAACAAATAATATTTCTCCTCGTGAGGCGGTTTCGAAAGCAATTTTAATTGCAAAAAACTGGGCGGTCAAAAACGTTAACCGTCGGGTTTGGAAAAAATTGAAATCATTCGAAAAAGAGATCATATGATAGGTTCAGAGCTGAAATTTAAAGATCAGGTTGCGATTGTTACCGGATCAAGTTCAGGAATTGGAAAAGCGTGCGCGATCTATCTGGCAGAACTTGGTGCTAAGGTTGTTGTCAATTACAGTTCCAATCTGGAAGAAGGCGAGAAGACGCTGAACGAAATCATCTCAAAAGGCGGAAATGCGATTCTGGTTAAAGCCGATGAAAGTCGTGAAGAAGAAGTAAAAGCATTGTTCAACGAAACCATCAGCAAATATGGGCGGTTGGATATCGTTGTAAGCAATGCCGGTTTGCAAAAAGATTCCTCTTTTTTGGAAATGACATTACAGCAATGGCAGAAGGTGATCGATGTAAATCTTACAGGTCAGTTTCTGGTTTGCCGTGAAGCAGCAAGGCAGTTCGTAGCGCAGGAGAAGGCAGCTACGGAGGTAAATCACAGCGAATTGTCCATTGGTAAAATTATCCTGATGAGTTCTGTACACGACGTCATCCCCTGGGCTGGCCACGTGAATTACGCAGCTTCGAAAGGGGGCATAATGATGTTCATGAAGTCCATATCCCAAGAGCTCGCTCCTTACAAAATCCGTGTCAATTCCGTTAGTCCGGGTGCAATCAAAACTTCGATTAATAAAGAGGTTTGGTCAGACCCTGACAAATACAAAGGGCTTTTGGAATTGATTCCTTATAAAAGAATTGGAACGCCCCAGGATGTGGCAAAAGCAGTCGCATGGCTTGCTTCCGATGACTCTGACTACGTTAACGGAGAAACGCTCTACATTGATGGCGGAATGACATTATATCCTGAGTTTGCAGACAACGGCTAAATTCTAATTACACTTCATCACAAGAAAAACGCGCCGGGATCAACATCCCGGCGCGTTTTCATTGACGCAATGTCATCTTAATTATTTACAAATTCCCCTTTTTCGACCGACCAGTCGTTCCCAAAAAAGCCAGCCATTTTCACTTCCTTTATACCGTTTTTAAGCATATCAGCTGAGAAAATCATCAAATCAGGGAAACCGCTTCCGCCACTGAAATACTGATTCGCATTCGCTGCCTGGAAACCTTTCTTACTCGTTCCGGCGATCACACCCACGGATGCAATGTCACTATCCGGTCTCGGGTATATAAAATAGGTTGCTAAATCTCCCGAAAACTGCTTCTCTCCCACTGTAATCTTGCCTTTACCAACACGCACCGGGCAATCTTTTAATAATAAATCCCAGGCGGCATTCGTGTCTTTATTTCCATACAAAATAACGCCGCGATCTTTGTAATTCTGAGGCAAGAAATCTTTATCCGCCACAATGTCAACAGCGCCGTTTCCACGATAATACCAGGATTCAGCATCAAATTTGGCCTTTTCGAGTGCCCAGCCTGCTTCGTCTTTGCTTCCGCCCGTTGCATACACAAACACCATCCTGTTTCTGAAAGCATCTTTGAATGTCCCATTTCTCAGAATATTTTTCTGCGTTTTCGCTGGTGCTTCTGCAAGTTGCCAGTTGTTTTCTTTTTCCAAATAAATAGTCTCATTCTCTGTCTTAACCTGATATTCCAGGGCGGCTAAACTATCCAAAGCAATGTTAACATTCGTTCCGACCGGAAAAGAGCCCAGGTCGAGCGAGAGCAAAGCAACATTATCCGTCTTCCCGCTGATCTTCTTTGCTGTTTTATCTGCACTCAATTGAATTCTGCTGTATTTAAGCGCAGTAAGTTGTTGATGAACAGACGCCCAACGCATTTTTGAGGAAATGCCCGGATTGGCTGTTGTGAAGTCAATTGCATTTACTGTTGTATCAGCAGGAATGGAGTGCCAGCTGAAAAAGTTGAAAATCGGCGGCCAGTCCACGCTGATATCACCATACCAATGTTCGCCGCCAATGTGCTCATAATAGCTGAAATCCCTGTGAAACTTGCCCAGAATGTCGCGCATTTGTCTCGCATATGTGACGGGCACGGTCTTGTCCGCATCCCCATGCGCTACGTACACACCCAAACTTTTGTAATTGGAAGTCAGGGCCAAAACATTGCTTGGATTACTCGCGCGGAGCAAAACCGCTTCCATAGGCGAACTTGCGCTGTCCGGGATGACGCCATCATGTGAGCCGTAAGTCGATAGTGTTGGATAGCCAGCAGAAGGCGCAATAGCAGCCCATTTTTCAGGATAAGTGGCACCCAAAAACCAGGTTCCGTGACCGCCCATGGAGTGACCGGTCAGGAAAATCTTTGCCGGATCCAGGTTATATTGTTTCTTCGCAATGTCTAAAACTTCCAGCGCATCCAACCTTCCCCAATCTTCCCAGTTAAAGCCACGCGGGCGCCTGTTTGTCGGCGCTACCAACACACCCCAATCTTTCGGCTTATAGGCTCTTGCCTGGCTGATGGCCTGAACTTCCGCGCCATGAACGGAGAAAAACAATGCGGGCTTCTCTGTCGAACCTGACTTTAATTGTGGAGAAACCGCATAGTATTGAATGCTGCCATCCAGTTCACTTACAAATGTCCTGCTATACTGCTTCCCTTCCTCAATAGATTGAATGCTAATACTCTTAGAATCAATCACTTTGCCAGATTGTGTTAAAGTGATCGCAACGTCTTGTTTACCGGCCTGAACGCGGGAAGCATCCAACATTATTCCAACCTTACGCAAACTTAATGCAGGAATGGAGGGCAAATTTGTGGTAACCTCTTTACCTGAAACAACTGACGTGATCCGCAAACCAGTTAACACCTTCGATGATGTATTTGCTACAACAAGGCCGATCCACAGCGAATCGTTTTTCAGGCCCGGAACCACATCTGGCAGCGTTACATCCTTGGTATCGATAAAAACCGGCTTTTCGGGAAATGTCAGGTTAGCAGCAATGCCACCAAATCTTCCAAAGCGCGCTACGCGTGCATATATTTCATTCGTCCCTTTCTTCAACCGAACCGGTAAATTCATCCAGCCATAGCGGTACATATCGCCGCCGCGAGGCGCGCCGTTAAAGAGAAGCATATCATTGCCTGTCACAGTCAGGATCGCAGTTTGCTCTTTATCAGATTGATACGTCAAATACACATAACCGTTAGAAAAAGAATCCCCGCGTAATCTATGCGATGTGTCGGCTTGAACTTTCCTCCAATTGATATTTTCGCCTTTGGCGTTTTTAAACAGCAAGCCACCTTCCTGCGGTTTCGCAAGGGTTCCGTTATAAAGCTGATAAGCGAGCTGATCGGTGTACAATGCTTCCCGGCCATATTGATGACAAGGCCCCGCTGCAAGACCTTCATCCAAATGGACAATTTTCTGAGCGAAACCGGAAAGGGAAAAGATGAGCAATAGCGTGAGCGATGAGTAAATTCTTCTCATTAAGGCAAGGGATTTTGTGACTCACTAAATTATTAAAAAATATTACTAATATGGGGAGTCATTTTTAAATTAGTAATTATTC
It includes:
- the rpmI gene encoding 50S ribosomal protein L35: MPKMKSNSGAKKRFALTGTGKIKRKHAFHSHILTKKSNKRKRGLVKTGLIDVSNVKQVMAMLAK
- the rplT gene encoding 50S ribosomal protein L20 encodes the protein MPRSVNHVASRARRKKVLKLAKGYFGRRKNVWTVAKNAVERGLAYAYKGRKQKKRNFRALWIQRINAGARLHGLSYSAFIGKLSASGIELNRKVLADLAMNHPEAFKAIVDQVK
- a CDS encoding phosphocholine-specific phospholipase C, translating into MESRREFIKKATMLTGAAGMLSALPPSIQRALAIDPKKGSTYLDAEHVVILMQENRSFDHCYGSLRGVRGFNDPRAITLPNKNLVWLQTNAFGETFAPFRLNMRESNATWMGSLPHSWPNQVDARNGGKYDKWLIAKQPGHKDYAKMPLTQGFYNREDIPFYYALADAFTVCDQNFCSSLTGTTPNRLYLWSGTVREKPSPEHYANIRNENVSDDAEASWTTFPERLEDNGVSWRIYQNELSINTGLTGEEDSWLANFTDNPIEWFSQYQIRYHTGYQKYQKARLSALPAEIQETEAKLAKAAKGTKEATDLEKSLNLKQKELVFAKEELEKWTPENYEKLSQRTKNIHQKAFTTNKNDPDYRKVTTVKYQDGDIEHEAKAPQGDVLHQFRSDVKSGTLPTVSWLVAPENFSDHPTSPWYGAWYVSEVMDILTADPEVWKKTIFILCYDENDGYFDHVPPFVVPDPYKEDTGAVSEGIDCKTEFVTMAQDMTKKEEKECRESPIGLGFRVPLVVASPWNRGGNVCSEVFDHTSILQFLEKFVSHKAGKKIEETNISAWRRTICGDLTSTFTPYEGEKIPLPTFLARDEFMEGIFNAKFKKLPNAYKALSKVEIEQINKNPLAAPLMPKQEKGTRPSCPIPYELAAEGSFNTAKNAFEIKLEAKNGIFRDKAAGAPFMVYAPGKYKNEEVKVWNYAVKAGDTLTGSWKPEDFEGGKYHLRVYGPNGFFREFQGNKATGNVKVGLHYQFDKNNKPTGNIELKIEVNKMASKSTFVVQDNAYGASNQLVTLNGEHASASLEQTLVLNLDKSFQWYDFSVTSEAHPDFLVRVAGHVETGRISKSDPLMADLA
- the dnaK gene encoding molecular chaperone DnaK produces the protein MGKIIGIDLGTTNSCVAVMEGNEPVVIANSEGARTTPSVVAFMDNGERKIGAPAKRQAITNPKHTISSIKRFMGKKYDDVTSEQKTVAYTVDKGPNNTPRIPIGDRLYTPQEVSAFILQKMRQTAEDYLGQEVTEAVITVPAYFNDAERQATKEAGQIAGLDVKRIINEPTAAALAYGLDKQHLDMKIAVFDLGGGTFDVSILELGDGVFEVKSTDGDTHLGGDDFDQVIINWLADEFQKDEAVDLRRDAMALQRLKEAAEKAKVELSSSTQTEINLPYIFPVDGIPKHLVRTLTRAKFEQLADSLFLRMMEPCKKAMKNAGYTNNDINEVILVGGSTRIPRVQEEVEKFFGRKPSKGVNPDEAVAIGAAIQGGVLTGEVKDVLLLDVIPLSLGIETLGGVFTKLIDANTTIPSKKTETFSTAADNQPSVEIHVLQGERPMATQNRTLGRFHLSDIPPAQRGTPQIEVTFDVDANGILHVSAKDKGTNKEQKIRIEASSGLTDAEISRMREEAKANEAADKAEREKIEKINAADSLIFSTDKQLKEFGDKLSAGNKSAIEGALAELRTAHQSQDLAGIDTAMEKLNAAWQAASQEMYAQGGAEGQPAGAQQGGPTGNPGAADNGSATDDVTDVNFEEVK
- a CDS encoding glucose 1-dehydrogenase, which encodes MIGSELKFKDQVAIVTGSSSGIGKACAIYLAELGAKVVVNYSSNLEEGEKTLNEIISKGGNAILVKADESREEEVKALFNETISKYGRLDIVVSNAGLQKDSSFLEMTLQQWQKVIDVNLTGQFLVCREAARQFVAQEKAATEVNHSELSIGKIILMSSVHDVIPWAGHVNYAASKGGIMMFMKSISQELAPYKIRVNSVSPGAIKTSINKEVWSDPDKYKGLLELIPYKRIGTPQDVAKAVAWLASDDSDYVNGETLYIDGGMTLYPEFADNG
- a CDS encoding carboxylesterase family protein, translating into MRRIYSSLTLLLIFSLSGFAQKIVHLDEGLAAGPCHQYGREALYTDQLAYQLYNGTLAKPQEGGLLFKNAKGENINWRKVQADTSHRLRGDSFSNGYVYLTYQSDKEQTAILTVTGNDMLLFNGAPRGGDMYRYGWMNLPVRLKKGTNEIYARVARFGRFGGIAANLTFPEKPVFIDTKDVTLPDVVPGLKNDSLWIGLVVANTSSKVLTGLRITSVVSGKEVTTNLPSIPALSLRKVGIMLDASRVQAGKQDVAITLTQSGKVIDSKSISIQSIEEGKQYSRTFVSELDGSIQYYAVSPQLKSGSTEKPALFFSVHGAEVQAISQARAYKPKDWGVLVAPTNRRPRGFNWEDWGRLDALEVLDIAKKQYNLDPAKIFLTGHSMGGHGTWFLGATYPEKWAAIAPSAGYPTLSTYGSHDGVIPDSASSPMEAVLLRASNPSNVLALTSNYKSLGVYVAHGDADKTVPVTYARQMRDILGKFHRDFSYYEHIGGEHWYGDISVDWPPIFNFFSWHSIPADTTVNAIDFTTANPGISSKMRWASVHQQLTALKYSRIQLSADKTAKKISGKTDNVALLSLDLGSFPVGTNVNIALDSLAALEYQVKTENETIYLEKENNWQLAEAPAKTQKNILRNGTFKDAFRNRMVFVYATGGSKDEAGWALEKAKFDAESWYYRGNGAVDIVADKDFLPQNYKDRGVILYGNKDTNAAWDLLLKDCPVRVGKGKITVGEKQFSGDLATYFIYPRPDSDIASVGVIAGTSKKGFQAANANQYFSGGSGFPDLMIFSADMLKNGIKEVKMAGFFGNDWSVEKGEFVNN